TGCTTGTTAATGCACTAGCCGTGGTGAAAAAAGCCTCAGCCCTGGCCAATCATGACCTGGGTATGCTTCCCGATGAGATTACTAATGCCATTGTTAAAGCTTGTGATGAAATAGAAAACGGACGTTTCCAGTTTCATTTCGTGGTAGATATGATTCAGGGCGGTGCCGGAACATCGACAAATATGAACGCAAATGAGGTTATTGCTAACAGGGCTCTTGAAATCCTGGGATATAAAAAAGGTGAATACGAACATTGTCATCCAAATAACCATGTAAACCTTTCACAATCAACCAACGATGCTTACCCAACTTCGGTTAAACTGGCTCTATTCTGGGAAAATGAATCACTGATCTCAGGATTGAAACTCCTGATTGAAGCATTGCATGATAAGGAAAAGGAATTTTCTCACATCATAAAAATGGGGCGAACGCAGCTTCAGGATGCTGTGCCTATGACCCTGGGGCAGACCTTCGGATCCTTCGCCACCAGTTTGACTGAAGAAATTGCCAGACTCCAGGAAAACGCCCGTCTCTTCCTGACTGTTAACATGGGAGGTACAGCCATCGGAACCGGCATCAACGCAGACCCGGAATTTGGTAAGATTTGTGTTAAACACCTAAAAAAAATAACCGGACTGGATATCCGGCTTGCAGATAACTTAGTCGAAGCCACACAGGATACAGGCAGTTTTGTAATGTACAGTTCCGCTGTAAAAAGCCTGGCAATAAAACTTTCCAAGATAAGCAACGACCTCAGACTCTTGTCTTCCGGTCCGCGGGCAGGACTTAACGAGATTAACCTACCCCCTATGCAACCCGGATCCTCAATCATGCCCGGAAAAGTTAATCCCGTAATTCCTGAAGTGGTGAACCAAATCGCCTTTAAAGTAATAGGCAACGATATGACAGTCGCACTGGCATCCGAGGCAGGACAGTTAGAGCTGAATGTCATGGAACCTGTGATCGTACAAAGCCTCTTCGAGTCGGTGGAAATGCTTAAAAATGGAATGAATACGTTGTTGCACAGGTGTATCCGTTTCATCACCGCAAACGAGGAGGTTTGCCGCCATAATGTGCAAAACAGTATAGGACTGGTTACTGCTCTGAATCCCTATATCGGCTATGACAATTCCACTATTGTAGCTAAAGAAGCACTTGAAAAGAACCGCAGTGTC
The Bacteroidota bacterium genome window above contains:
- the aspA gene encoding aspartate ammonia-lyase, whose amino-acid sequence is MNIDIATIASFISKIELFRGLDEREIEIVATSTLIKSYTPGSVLFSESQYRQGIFIIYDGKVELYKTNPEGEEKKLSLFGPFDFLGEGALTEDSPHSTSARAITRTTVFVIDRDFFNANGPISLKIFSNIARVITRRMRQANARMVASAAQYESGMTRQEHDLLGYRQVPNEYYYGIQTLRATENFNISGVTLNFFPLLVNALAVVKKASALANHDLGMLPDEITNAIVKACDEIENGRFQFHFVVDMIQGGAGTSTNMNANEVIANRALEILGYKKGEYEHCHPNNHVNLSQSTNDAYPTSVKLALFWENESLISGLKLLIEALHDKEKEFSHIIKMGRTQLQDAVPMTLGQTFGSFATSLTEEIARLQENARLFLTVNMGGTAIGTGINADPEFGKICVKHLKKITGLDIRLADNLVEATQDTGSFVMYSSAVKSLAIKLSKISNDLRLLSSGPRAGLNEINLPPMQPGSSIMPGKVNPVIPEVVNQIAFKVIGNDMTVALASEAGQLELNVMEPVIVQSLFESVEMLKNGMNTLLHRCIRFITANEEVCRHNVQNSIGLVTALNPYIGYDNSTIVAKEALEKNRSVYDLVLEKKLLSKAELDKILDPKNMI